The Natronogracilivirga saccharolytica region GGTGGGTACAACCAGTGTCGAAGTTTCCGAGATGCTAAGCCGCATGCTTAAGCGGTCGGGTATCCGGCACAACGTACTTAACGCGAAACAGCACAAAAGCGAGAGTGAAATTGTAAAAGAAGCCGGACAGAAAGGCTCTGTCACCATCGCAACCAATATGGCCGGACGCGGTACCGACATCAAGCTCGGAGAAGGCGTTCGTGAACTGGGCGGACTGGCGATACTCGGTACCGAGCGTCATGAATCCCGCCGGATTGACCTTCAGCTGCGGGGACGCGCCGGCCGTCAGGGGGATCCGGGTGAGTCGCAGTTCTATGTCTCCCTTGAAGATGATCTGATGCGCCTGTTCGGGTCCGAACGGGTGGCCAATGTGATGGACCGCCTGAAATTCGAAGACGGCGAGGTGATTCAGCATCCGTGGGTGTCCAAATCACTGGAGCGCGCGCAGAAGAAAGTTGAGCAGAACAACTTCAGCATTCGTAAGCGTCAGCTTGAGTATGATGATGTTCTGAACAATCAGCGGAATGTGATATACGGCTACCGCCGAAAGGCGCTGCTTGGTGACGGATTAAGCAGCATGCTGCTCAACATGCTTGAAGATATGATCACGGCCATTGTAAATGAGCTGTATAAAGAAGGTGACTACGATGGTATCCGTGAGCGCATACTCCGCCAGCTTGCTGTGGATGTGGAGGTGGATCGTGAGAGATGGTCGAGTTTGCGGGAAGACGGCGTAATTGACCTGATTTTTGAAGAAGCAGTCAAAACCTATCAGCAAAAGGAAGAGCGCCTGACCACTCCGTTCTACCGGGTAATAAAGCAGGTACATGAGAATCAGAATGAAAACAAGCCGACCAGCGTGCAGATCATGTTTACCGACGGCGTCAAGCGCATGCGGGTTGTGGTCAATGTAGAAGATGCAGTTCAGAACGAAGGCCGCGAGGTCGTCCGGGCGCTGGAGCGCTCGGCGGTTCTGTCGGTCATCGACGAAAAATGGATGGAGCATCTCCGCGAGCTGGATACGGTCAAGGAAGGAATCGGCTTGCGGGCGTTCGGTCAGAAGGATCCACTGCTGGAGTACAAACGTGAGGCATTCAACATGTTCTCACAGTTGCTTGAGGATATCAACAGTGATGTCATTTCGCTTGTCTGGCGTGCGGTTCCGGAAGTGGCCAGCGATCCGAATCAGCTGCAACAGGCCAAACAGCCGGCCCGTGCCAAGGTGGACCTCGACAAACTCAAGACCCAGCATGATTCCGCCGAAAACATGGGACTTCGTTTTGGCGGAGGTGACGGTGAAGGGGATGCACAGCGGGCTGCTGCATCGGCGGGACGTGGTGAAAAAGCCAAGCGTCAGCCGGTAGTTGTGGAGGAGAAGGTCGGACGAAACGATCCTTGTCCCTGTGGTTCCGGTAAAAAGTACAAGCACTGTCACGGCAGGTAATGGAGTCACGGCAGGGGCCTGATATTCAGAATTCCTTATTCCAACCGGTGTTGTGATCCAGGCTCCATTTGTTTGCATTCAAATTCCAGAGCAGAAAAAACGTGATGATTGTGTTGGCCAGGCAGCATACTGTAATTTTGCTGTCAGTGCTGATTTACCAAGGGAATATTATTCAAAGCTTGTATATTATTGGTTGAAATCAGCAGCAAGACCAAAACCTGTACGTCATCACGATTGCCATGGCCAAACCCGCCCGATTTGGTTTTATACTTGCAGCACTTCTGTTAATTCCGGTTTTCTATCAGCCGGTTTGGACAATCACTTTCAGCTCTCCTACATTAGAAAAAGATTTCGGCGCCTATTTCTGGATTGATGACATTACAAGTCACAGTGAAGGTGATCTGGAAACAATAAATTTTATAAGCAAACACATAGGCTTGGAGGAGCTGGATCCTTACAACACTCCGTATTTTGAGTATACTCAGGCGGTGGTTATCGGCATCATGGTGTTTTCGGTTCTTGTAGCGTTGTTCGGAAGCCGTGGGCTGGCCTGGCTCTGGGTTTTCCTGGTTGTTGCCGCTGTTCTTGCGGGACTCGCCGAGCTGTTCATGATCGGCTTTGATTACGGACACAATATGGATCCGCGTCAGTCCATTGTGATCCCGGACAGTCCGGATAGTGCGCAGCCAACGGACATGCAGACTCTGCAAAATGTCAATGTGGCGTCCTGGCCATACTGGGGGGCATTCTGGATAGGGATATCATGGGTGACCGGCATGCTGTCCATTTGGCTCAATCGTTAGTTTCCTGCCGACGCAATGCTTCCGCGCCGGTAAATTTTCCTGTTTTTATTTCAGACTATTCAGTCTTACTTTAAAGCACTTTTTGACTAAAAATAACAATATGGTACTGTCCAAAGCATGTACATACGGTATTCTCGCTTCATTGTTCATAGCGAGAGAGACTGCGCGGTCCACTGCATATGTCCCCATTGGAAAGATGAGCAAGGAACTGCACATCTCGTTTCATTTTTTGACCAAAATACTTCAGGAGCTCACCTCGGCAGGACTTCTGGTTTCAATGAAGGGACCCAGGGGCGGGGTCGCATTCAAGCGTGACCCGGATGAGATTACCATACTGGATGTGGTTCTGGCTATTGATGGCATCAAGGTGTTTCGCGAATGCCTGCTTGGACTGCCCGGTTGCGGAAACGAGGAGCCGTGTCCAGTTCATGATGAATGGGCGGAGATCCGCGAGAACTTGTATAATACATTTCACTCCAAGACCCTTTCAGATACCGCACGCAGAATAGATGAGCTCAATCTGCGTTTTGCTTTGCCGGAGCTTTATGATCAGAAGTGATTATTTTTTAAAAATATTTCGCAGATCGGCTGCAATAACATAGACACCGGGCAGTAACAGCAGAGTAAGTAAACTGCCGATCAGTAATCCTCCTATCACAGTTACAGCAAGGGGCTGCAAAAGTTCGGACCCCTCTCCTATTCCAAGTGCCAATGGCAGCATTCCGAATATGGTTGTCATTGTGGTCATCATGATCGGGCGGAAACGAATTTCACCGGCGCGGATCACGGAATCTTCAACTCCCATGGTTACTCTGTTTGTTTCAATGAATTCAACCAGCAGAATGGCATTATTCACAATTATACCGGTCAGGAAAACCAGACCAAGCAGTACCGGAGCACTAAGTGATAATCCGGTAATCCAAAGCATAAATCCAACCCCGATTAAGGCAAAGGGCAAAGTTGTAAGAATGACTAACGGACTGGATAGTTTCTCGTATTGAACCGCCATAACCACAAACACAAAGAAAATTGCCAGAGCAATGGCAAGCATCAGCGATCTCTCTGATTCTTCGATTGCTTCTTGTTCACCACCGTAAATCAGACTGTATCCGTCAGGCAAATCAATATCCTCCAGTTGATTGCGTATACGGTCAGCGACTTCTCCAACGGTGGCTTCCTCCATGTTGACTGTAGTGTTGACCCAAACAACACGGATCTGGTTGAATCTTTCAATATGTGCCGGTCCGGTTGTTTCCTCAAAAGATGCAAGAGCACCAAGAGGGACGGATTGTCCGTCCGTATTGAATACAGGAATCCGGGAAAGTCCGTCCGTTGAACCGGTAACACTTCTTGGAAACCGAACCCGGACGTTGTATTCAAAACCGCCTTCGACGAAGTGTGTGGGAACAACACCTTCGACGGCACTATTGAGCAAATCAGCAACTTCATTTTGACTCATGCCGTGATCTGCGGCTCTTTCCTCATCCACGCGGATCATCAGCTGAGGAATTTGTCCTTCCCGCCCAATCTGGATACTGCCAAGGCCTTCAATTCCTTCAAGCTGCCGGAAGATTCCGCGGGCTTCGGTTTCAAGAACATCCAGATCCTGTCCGACCACACCAATAGCAATATCAGCATCAAGGAGTCCGGTTTGGATGCCAGGCAAGCGTGGCCCGCGTATTCGTTCCTGGACAAAAGGAAGCCCCATCTCATCCGTTTTCTCAGAAAATTCGGAAGCCCAGCGTTCCCCTGAATATCCTCTGCGTTCCGACAAGGGAACAAGCTGAACGGTAATATCAATCATGCCACCGCGAATGGAGAGTTGTCCCCCACGGAAATACCCGCCTACCGTCATGTAAACAGTTTCCACGTGGGGCATATCCCGGATAGCGTCTTCTATGATTTCTGAAGCTTCATAAGTAGGATCAACAGAAGTTCCTGCTGGCAACACAAAGCGCATGGTGATACGGCCGTCATCAACAGGAGGTAAAAATTCGGTGCCGAGTCCGCGAATAATATATATGCTGCCGCCAAGAAGAATCAAAGCAAAGGTAATCAGCCAAAACCGGCGTCTGATGAGCCATTTAAGTGAGGTGGTATAGTGATTCCTAACCCGCAGAAAACCGGAATGAAATAGCCTGACGGGGAGGGATCGGCTGAGCCCGCTGTTTCCGGAGCGTCCGGCGAATTGTGCTGAAAGTGTGGGGACAAGAGTTACGGCAGCCAGCAGGGAGGCAAGTATGGCAAAAGAGATGGTCAGAATCAATTCACGAAACAGCAGTGCGGCCAGACCTGTGACAAGCAAAAAAGGTAAAACTGCAGCGAGATTTGTCAATGTACCTGCAGTAACGGCAGAGATTACCTCTTTGGCGCCGTTATGGGCAGCCTGGACAGCGGAGTCACCCTCCTCATTTTGTCTTCGGAAAATATTTTCCAGCATGACGATCGAATTGTCAATCAGCAGTCCGACACCCAAAGCAAGGCCGCCGAGGCTCATGACATTGAGTGTTAGTCCGCTCATCGCCATGAGTAAAAAAGTGGCAATAACAGCGACGGGGAGTGAGAGTATGACAATAAAAGATCTGCGGATGCTTCCGATGAAAAAAAGGATAACTGAAATAGCCAGAAGTCCGCCAATAATGGCTGCAATACTGACTGAGCGCAATGAGGCATCAATGAAAAAAGATTCATCCCGAATAACATGGTATTCAAGATCGGGTGTGATAAAGCCCGATGCCCTCAGCTCTTCAAGTTGTGATTTAACATTGGCAATGGTAGCCGATGTGTTGGCCAGCGGCTGTTTCATGATGGAGATCTGAACGGCATCATCTCCGTTCAACCGGGCAAATAACCGTTGTTCGCGGTGGCTGTCACTGATATCAGCTATATCAGACAAGCTGATGCGCCGGTTCATACCGCCGATATTAACCCGGGTATTGCGGACATCATCTTCTGTCCGGTACCGCGTCTCGATACGCCCCATGATGTCGTAATCCGGAGAGGTGATGTTTCCGGCTGCTCTGTCCACACTTCTGCCTTCCAGTAATTCACTGATGTCGGGCAAGTTCAGCCTGTATGAGCGAAGCCGCTCCGGGTCCAGCACCACGTCCATTTCCCGCTCCTTCCCGCCTCCTATATCAATAGTTCCAACCCCGGGAACCGAGAGCAGCTGAGGAGCCAGTTGCTGATCTACCCAGTCCCGTACTTCAATGGGATCACGGACAGGGGAGCTGATGGCAAGCTCAAATACCGGATCCTGTGACGGATCCATTTTCATGATACGAGGCGGGTCTATGCCATCAGGCAGTTCGGTCCGGGCACGTTCCAGCTGGCGGGAAGCATCCTGAAGTGCAATGTCAATATCTGTTTCATAATCGAAGAACATTTCAATATAACTGCGGCCCTCAGATGCCCGTCCATGCAGCTCCGTCAGGTTTTCAGTTGCAGCAAGGTTGCGTTCCAGTGGTCGGGTGACCTGTTCTTCGATGACTTCCGGAGTTACCCCCGGGTAATTAACTACTACTCTTATGTGGGGATAGTCTGCCTGTGGGAGCAAATCTACGGGTAGTCGTCCGGAA contains the following coding sequences:
- a CDS encoding RrF2 family transcriptional regulator; translated protein: MVLSKACTYGILASLFIARETARSTAYVPIGKMSKELHISFHFLTKILQELTSAGLLVSMKGPRGGVAFKRDPDEITILDVVLAIDGIKVFRECLLGLPGCGNEEPCPVHDEWAEIRENLYNTFHSKTLSDTARRIDELNLRFALPELYDQK
- a CDS encoding efflux RND transporter permease subunit; translated protein: MTDSQNKPGSNFQHSGLPSIAIRRPVATLSLTAVILVLGLLFSGRLPVDLLPQADYPHIRVVVNYPGVTPEVIEEQVTRPLERNLAATENLTELHGRASEGRSYIEMFFDYETDIDIALQDASRQLERARTELPDGIDPPRIMKMDPSQDPVFELAISSPVRDPIEVRDWVDQQLAPQLLSVPGVGTIDIGGGKEREMDVVLDPERLRSYRLNLPDISELLEGRSVDRAAGNITSPDYDIMGRIETRYRTEDDVRNTRVNIGGMNRRISLSDIADISDSHREQRLFARLNGDDAVQISIMKQPLANTSATIANVKSQLEELRASGFITPDLEYHVIRDESFFIDASLRSVSIAAIIGGLLAISVILFFIGSIRRSFIVILSLPVAVIATFLLMAMSGLTLNVMSLGGLALGVGLLIDNSIVMLENIFRRQNEEGDSAVQAAHNGAKEVISAVTAGTLTNLAAVLPFLLVTGLAALLFRELILTISFAILASLLAAVTLVPTLSAQFAGRSGNSGLSRSLPVRLFHSGFLRVRNHYTTSLKWLIRRRFWLITFALILLGGSIYIIRGLGTEFLPPVDDGRITMRFVLPAGTSVDPTYEASEIIEDAIRDMPHVETVYMTVGGYFRGGQLSIRGGMIDITVQLVPLSERRGYSGERWASEFSEKTDEMGLPFVQERIRGPRLPGIQTGLLDADIAIGVVGQDLDVLETEARGIFRQLEGIEGLGSIQIGREGQIPQLMIRVDEERAADHGMSQNEVADLLNSAVEGVVPTHFVEGGFEYNVRVRFPRSVTGSTDGLSRIPVFNTDGQSVPLGALASFEETTGPAHIERFNQIRVVWVNTTVNMEEATVGEVADRIRNQLEDIDLPDGYSLIYGGEQEAIEESERSLMLAIALAIFFVFVVMAVQYEKLSSPLVILTTLPFALIGVGFMLWITGLSLSAPVLLGLVFLTGIIVNNAILLVEFIETNRVTMGVEDSVIRAGEIRFRPIMMTTMTTIFGMLPLALGIGEGSELLQPLAVTVIGGLLIGSLLTLLLLPGVYVIAADLRNIFKK